In a single window of the Nocardioides sp. L-11A genome:
- a CDS encoding AMP-binding protein: MSDTLGALFANAGRRFHDNVAVTVGAERRTFGEVIDRGWRLAHALRERGVAPGAFVAAMLGANRVESLEVYVGLALGGYTAVHVNDRLTAPEVDYVISDSGAVALVHTDGAAGVAAELTTTKALAAWFAIGGDAPAGAECFDDVLAAASNTPAPNPATPEDIALVGYTSGTTGFPKGVLVSHRAVVNCIKLVPYAYRFPLQGHAAFPGGWSFVSGLWGVIFPHFYTGGTVAFIAGATPDEWGRHMVENKATFTLGLTPLIPGLMEALRLHPAALDTLQSVLHSGGPLPPELASDLVGLIDDRLVETYGMTEVVGPITITNRSDWRGLGGADSIFETVGRPLPTSSMRVVDADGNPLPAGEVGELVIEADTMFSGYHNQPEKTAAALRDGSYFTGDLGYRDEAGYYYLTGRAQELIISGGANVYPAEVERVLMLMDDVTEAAVFGLPDERWGEAVSAAVVLRPGSGLTVDEVREFARSQLAGYKKPVHLFLLDELPRNSGMKVMKHVLKEQLAGTTAPADSTDTTGGQP; this comes from the coding sequence ATGAGCGACACCCTCGGAGCCCTGTTCGCCAACGCCGGCCGGCGCTTCCACGACAACGTGGCGGTCACGGTCGGCGCGGAGCGCCGTACCTTCGGCGAGGTCATCGACCGCGGCTGGCGGCTGGCGCACGCCCTGCGCGAGCGCGGCGTCGCGCCCGGCGCGTTCGTCGCGGCCATGCTCGGCGCCAACCGGGTCGAGTCACTCGAGGTCTACGTCGGCCTGGCCCTGGGCGGCTACACCGCCGTCCATGTCAACGACCGGCTCACCGCGCCCGAGGTCGACTACGTCATCTCCGACTCCGGTGCCGTGGCGCTGGTGCACACCGACGGCGCCGCGGGCGTCGCCGCCGAGCTGACCACGACGAAGGCGCTCGCCGCCTGGTTCGCGATCGGCGGCGACGCGCCGGCCGGCGCGGAGTGCTTCGACGACGTCCTCGCGGCGGCGTCGAACACCCCGGCGCCGAACCCCGCGACGCCGGAGGACATCGCCCTCGTCGGCTACACCAGCGGCACGACCGGCTTCCCCAAGGGCGTCCTGGTCAGTCACCGCGCCGTCGTGAACTGCATCAAGCTGGTGCCCTACGCCTACCGCTTCCCGCTCCAGGGGCACGCCGCCTTCCCGGGCGGCTGGTCGTTCGTGTCCGGGCTGTGGGGCGTGATCTTCCCGCACTTCTACACCGGCGGCACGGTCGCCTTCATCGCCGGCGCCACTCCCGACGAGTGGGGCCGGCACATGGTCGAGAACAAGGCGACCTTCACGCTCGGCCTGACCCCGCTCATCCCCGGCCTGATGGAGGCACTGCGCCTCCACCCGGCCGCCCTCGACACCCTGCAGTCGGTCCTGCACTCCGGCGGCCCGCTGCCGCCCGAGCTCGCGTCCGACCTGGTCGGCCTCATCGACGACCGCCTGGTGGAGACCTACGGCATGACCGAGGTGGTCGGGCCGATCACCATCACCAACCGGTCCGACTGGCGAGGCCTCGGCGGCGCCGACAGCATCTTCGAGACCGTGGGCCGGCCGCTGCCGACCTCCTCGATGCGGGTCGTCGACGCCGACGGGAACCCGCTGCCCGCCGGCGAGGTCGGCGAGCTGGTGATCGAGGCCGACACCATGTTCTCCGGCTACCACAACCAGCCGGAGAAGACCGCGGCCGCGCTGCGCGACGGCTCCTACTTCACCGGCGATCTCGGCTACCGCGACGAGGCCGGCTACTACTACCTCACCGGCCGGGCGCAGGAGCTGATCATCAGCGGTGGCGCCAATGTGTACCCCGCCGAGGTCGAGCGCGTTCTCATGCTGATGGACGACGTCACCGAGGCCGCCGTCTTCGGGCTGCCGGACGAGCGCTGGGGCGAGGCCGTCTCCGCCGCCGTCGTCCTTCGGCCCGGGTCCGGCCTGACCGTCGACGAGGTGCGTGAGTTCGCCCGCTCGCAGCTGGCCGGTTACAAGAAGCCGGTCCACCTCTTCCTCCTCGACGAGCTGCCCCGCAACTCGGGGATGAAGGTCATGAAGCACGTCCTCAAGGAGCAGCTGGCCGGCACGACCGCGCCGGCCGACTCGACCGACACGACAGGAGGCCAGCCGTGA